ATCAAGCTGTTCTGGGAGTGCCAGAGCGACGATCCGGCCGCGTCGATTTGACGGTCGTGGCTCGCCGCGCTCGGCGGCGGATCAGATCCGCCAGCCCAGCAGCAGGCCCACGCGCTGCGAGCCCGCTCGTGCCGACTCGCTGTCCCAGTAGGTGCCGAAGTTCGGCGCACGCAGCAGCTTGCCCTCGAAGCCCATGTGGAAGCCGCCCCGGCCCACCGGCCACATCACGCCGGCGCGGGCATACCAGCCCTCGCTGTGGTCGACCTCCGAGCCCCAGTGCCGGCGCAGCTTGGCGTAGCCGCCGCCCACCCACATCCGCCCGCTGCCCACCGGCCACTCGCTGCGCAGGCCGGCGGTGACCTCGTTGTCCTCGCCGCCGAAGAGCGGGAAGAGCTTGGCCTCGTAGCCCACCTCGGGCTGGATCCACCAGCCGGCCGGCAGGTAGGCGACGTTGACGCCCAGCGCCAGCAGCCGGTCGCCATCGCGCTGCACCGCGCGGCCGACGGTGAGGTCGATGCCGATGTCGCTGTCGTTGCCCTGGGCCGCCGCCGGGGCACCGACGGCAAGGCCCAGCGCTGTGCACAGGGCGAGGGAAGCAAGACGGGTGCGCCGCATGGTGAAAGCTCCAGGCCGTGACGGAAATCACAGCCTATCATCCCTGGCCGGTCACAGGACCGCCTGCTGCCCGCCCGGCCCTGCCGCCGGGCTGACCAAGGTCAGACCTTGGTCAGACGTTGAACAGGAAGTTCAGCACGTCGCCGTCCTTGACGACGTATTCCTTGCCTTCGGCGCGCATCTTGCCGGCGTCTTTGGCCCCCTGCTCGCCACCGAACTTGATGAAGTCCTCGTAGGCGATGGTCTGGGCGCGGATGAAGCCGCGCTCGAAGTCGGTGTGGATCACGCCCGCGGCCTGTGGCGCGGTGTCGCCGATGTGGATGGTCCAGGCGCGCACTTCCTTCACCCCGGCGGTGAAGTAGGTCTGCAGGCCCAGCAGCTTGAAGGCGGCGCGGATCAGGCGGTTCAGGCCCGGCTCGTCCTGGCCCATCTCGGCCAGGAACATCGTGCGGTCCTCGTCGCTCATCTCGGCCAGCTCGGCCTCGGTCTTGGCGCAGATCGCCACCACCGGGGCGTTCTGCTTCGCGGCGAACTCCTTCAGGCGGTCGAGGAAGGGGTTGTTCTCGAACCCGGTCTCGTCCACGTTGCCGACGAACATCGCCGGCTTGGCGGTGATCAGGCACAGCGGCTTGAGCAGCACCTGCTCTTCCTTGCTGAAGTCGACCGAGCGCACCGGCTGGGCCTGGTCCAGCGCGGCCTGGCACTTCTCCAGCACCTTGACCAGCGCGGCGGCTTCCTTGTCGTTGCCCGAGCGCGCGGCCTTGAGCGAGCGCTGCAGCGTCTTCTCCACCGTGCCCAGGTCGGCCAGGCAGAGTTCGGTCTGGATCACCTCGATGTCGGCGATCGGGTCCACGCGGCCGGCGACGTGGATGACGTTCTCGTCCTCGAAGCAGCGCACCACGTTGACGATCGCGTCGGTCTCGCGGATGTGGCTGAGGAACTGGTTGCCCAGGCCTTCACCCTTGCTCGCGCCCGCCACCAGGCCGGCGATGTCCACGAACTCGACGATGGCCGGCAGGATGCGCTCGGGCTGGACGATCTCGGCCAGCTTGTCCAGGCGCGGATCGGGCACCTCCACCACGCCGACGTTGGGCTCGATGGTGCAGAAGGGGTAGTTCTCGGCGGCGATGCCGGCCTTGGTCAGGGCGTTGAAGAGGGTGGACTTGCCGACATTGGGCAGGCCCACGATGCCGCACTTGAGGCTCATGGTGGGGTACTCGGAAAAACGGGGCGGGTACGGGGGGCGGGGCGGGTCGGCGCCGCAGGGCAGGCCGCTGTGCCGGGCAGGAAGCCCTGGATTGTAGGTGGCCGGCCTGCCGGGCTGCCGGGGCGGTGGCGGTGCGCTGCCTACAATCCGCCGCCATGAGTCCTGCCTTCGATCCCGCTTCCGGTGCTGCCGTGCACGAGGTGTGCATCCATGGCGCCGGCGCCGTGGGTGCCAGTCTGGCGCTGGCCCTGTCGCGCCGCGGCATCCCGGTGGCGCTGGTGGATGCCAGCCTGTCCCGCCCTGCCGCCGGGGAATCCGCCCGCGAGGACGTGCGCGCCTATGCGCTCAACAACGGCTCGGTGCAGCTGCTCAAGGCGCTGCGCGTCTGGGACGCGCTGCCCGCCGATGCCCGCACGCCCGTGCTGGAGATGGCGGTGGCGGGCGATGCCGGCGGCGCGATCGGCTTTTCCGCCTGGCAGCAGGCGGTGACCGAGCTGGCCTGGATCGTCGATGCGGGCGCGCTCGACCGGGTGCTGGCCGAGGCGCTGCGCTACGCGCCGCATGTGCACCGGGTCGCCGCGCCGGTGGCCGCGCCGCTGCAGGCCATCTGCGAAGGCCGTGCCTCCGCCACCCGCGCCGCGCTGGGCGTGGCCTTTGACCAGCAGCCCTACCACCACACCGCGGTGGCGGCGCGGCTCGTCAGCGACCAGCCGCACCACGGCGTGGCGCGGCAGTGGTTCCAGCAGCCGGGCATCCTCGGGCTGCTGCCCTTCGACCGCCCGCAGGCCGGCCACGGCTACGGGCTGGTCTGGTCGCTGCCGCAGGAAGAGGCCCACCGCTGGCTGGCCGCCGAGCCGGCCGAATTCGAGGCCGCACTGAATGAAGCCACCGGCGGCGCGGCCGGGCGGCTGACGCTGGCCTCGGCGCGCGCGGGCTGGCCGCTGGTCACCGGCCGGGCCGAGCGCTGGAGTGGCGAGGGCTGGGTGCTGCTGGGCGACGCGGCCCATGCGATGCACCCGCTCGCCGGCCAGGGCCTGAACCTCGGCCTGGCCGACGTGGCCTGCCTGGCGCCGCTGCTGGCCGACGCGCGGGCGCGCCGCCCCTGGCGCAGCCTGGGCGATGCCCGCACGCTGCGCGAGTACGTGCGTGAGCGCGCCGCGCCGACGCTGGCGATGTCCGGCCTGGTCGACGGCCTGTGGCAGCTTTTCTCGCGCGAGGAGGCCCCGCTGAAGGAACTCCGCAACCGCGGCATGAGTCTGGTGGATCAGCTGCCGCCGCTCAAGCGCTGGCTGACCCGGCAGGCGCTGCACGGCTGAGCCGGCGCCCCACGCCCGACCCGATCCGACCCCGGCCCCCGCCCAGTCCCTTCTCCCGCCCGATCCCAGGAACCCCCGATGAAGCCCTCCCTCCTGTCCCGATCCCTGCTCGCTGCGGGGGCGTTGGCGGCCCTGGCGATCGGCGCC
The Sphaerotilus microaerophilus DNA segment above includes these coding regions:
- the ychF gene encoding redox-regulated ATPase YchF → MSLKCGIVGLPNVGKSTLFNALTKAGIAAENYPFCTIEPNVGVVEVPDPRLDKLAEIVQPERILPAIVEFVDIAGLVAGASKGEGLGNQFLSHIRETDAIVNVVRCFEDENVIHVAGRVDPIADIEVIQTELCLADLGTVEKTLQRSLKAARSGNDKEAAALVKVLEKCQAALDQAQPVRSVDFSKEEQVLLKPLCLITAKPAMFVGNVDETGFENNPFLDRLKEFAAKQNAPVVAICAKTEAELAEMSDEDRTMFLAEMGQDEPGLNRLIRAAFKLLGLQTYFTAGVKEVRAWTIHIGDTAPQAAGVIHTDFERGFIRAQTIAYEDFIKFGGEQGAKDAGKMRAEGKEYVVKDGDVLNFLFNV
- a CDS encoding FAD-dependent monooxygenase, which encodes MSPAFDPASGAAVHEVCIHGAGAVGASLALALSRRGIPVALVDASLSRPAAGESAREDVRAYALNNGSVQLLKALRVWDALPADARTPVLEMAVAGDAGGAIGFSAWQQAVTELAWIVDAGALDRVLAEALRYAPHVHRVAAPVAAPLQAICEGRASATRAALGVAFDQQPYHHTAVAARLVSDQPHHGVARQWFQQPGILGLLPFDRPQAGHGYGLVWSLPQEEAHRWLAAEPAEFEAALNEATGGAAGRLTLASARAGWPLVTGRAERWSGEGWVLLGDAAHAMHPLAGQGLNLGLADVACLAPLLADARARRPWRSLGDARTLREYVRERAAPTLAMSGLVDGLWQLFSREEAPLKELRNRGMSLVDQLPPLKRWLTRQALHG